In Elaeis guineensis isolate ETL-2024a chromosome 1, EG11, whole genome shotgun sequence, a genomic segment contains:
- the LOC105038676 gene encoding mitotic spindle checkpoint protein MAD2 has product MASRTASKDIITLRGSAAIVSEFFGYAANSILYNRGVYPEESFTKVKKYGLSMLLTQDEGVKSFIANLTSQLSEWLEAGKLQRVVLVIMSKATLEVLERWNFNIETDAEVVEKGVSREKSDKEIMREIQAIMRQIASSITYLPCLDEPCVFDVLAYTDKDVAVPFAWIESDAKLIQNPQMVKLHSFDTKIHKVDTLVSYKNDDWDEQ; this is encoded by the exons ATGGCTTCAAGAACCGCCTCGAAGGACATCATCACTCTCAGGGGCTCCGCAGCCATCGTCAGCGAGTTCTTTG GTTATGCAGCAAATAG CATTCTTTACAATCGAGGTGTCTACCCGGAGGAAAGTTTCACCAAGGTGAAGAAATATGGCCTGTCGATGCTATTGACTCAGGATGAAGGCGTGAAATCGTTCATTGCTAACCTAACTTCCCAATTGTCAG AATGGTTGGAAGCTGGGAAACTACAGAGGGTTGTACTTGTGATCATGAGTAAGGCCACCTTGGAGGTCCTTGAGAGATGGAATTTCAACATAGAGACCGATGCTGAGGTTGTCGAAAAGGG GGTCAGCAGGGAAAAGAGTGACAAAGAAATAATGAGGGAGATTCAGGCGATCATGCGTCAGATTGCCTCCTCCATTACTTATTTGCCATGTCTCGATGAACCCT GTGTGTTTGATGTGTTAGCCTACACCGATAAAGATGTCGCCGTTCCATTCGCTTGGATTGAGAGTGATGCCAAACTGATCCAGAACCCCCAAATGGTGAAGTTGCATTCTTTTGATACCAAG ATACATAAAGTGGATACATTGGTTTCGTACAAGAACGATGACTGGGACGAGCAGTAG